One window from the genome of Drosophila albomicans strain 15112-1751.03 chromosome 2L, ASM965048v2, whole genome shotgun sequence encodes:
- the LOC117563899 gene encoding testis-specific serine/threonine-protein kinase 1 isoform X2: MATAPKRKVAASSSQDLVTDQASGRRQEQKVYTFNNDRPAPAKPVPSQVKEDKAKPQKTILEEHGIILGKVIGTGNYAKVKIGFSEEYGKRVAVKIISKVKAPTEYTQKFLPREIEAVKGLHHENLITFYQSIETSHRVYLIMQLAENGTLLDYVREKKFLDEPQSRTLFRQLISAIEYIHSKGVVHRDIKCENLLLDENWNIKLIDFGFARKDTRTAENQVVLSKTFCGSYAYASPEILKGIAYDPFMSDIWACGVVCYAMVFGRLPYDGSNVHILLKRINQSLVFPKNPMATSECKHMIMHILAPVKMRYNIPQIKDDPWFTNK; this comes from the exons ATGGCGACAGCGCCAAAGCGAAAGG TGGCTGCTAGCTCATCGCAAGATCTAGTAACAGATCAGGCCTCAGGTCGTCGCCAAGAGCAGAAAGTCTACACCTTTAATAACGATAGGCCTGCACCGGCCAAACCTGTGCCATCGCAGGTGAAAGAGGACAAGGCTAAGCCACAGAAAACGATACTCGAGGAGCATGGCATCATACTGGGCAAGGTGATTGGCACTGGCAACTATGCAAAGGTTAAGATTGGATTCTCCGAGGAATACGGCAAACGTGTTGCCGTCAAGATTATCTCGAAGGTGAAGGCACCAACTGAATACACGCAAAAATTTCTGCCACGCGAAATCGAGGCAGTTAAGGGATTGCATCATGAGAATCTAATCACCTTCTATCAGAGCATTGAGACAAGTCACAG AGTTTATTTAATCATGCAACTGGCGGAAAATGGCACGTTGCTGGATTATGTAAGAGAGAAGAAATTTCTAGATGAGCCACAGTCTCGCACACTCTTCCGACAGTTGATCAGTGCCATTGAGTATATTCACAGCAAGGGCGTTGTACATCGCGATATCAAGTGTGAGAATCTGCTCTTGGATGAGAACTGGAATATCAAACTAATCGACTTTGGATTCGCACGCAAAGATACACGTACCGCTGAAAACCAAGTGGTACTCTCGAAAACCTTTTGCGGCAGTTATGCTTACGCCAGTCCCGAAATATTGAAAG GCATTGCTTACGATCCATTCATGTCAGATATTTGGGCCTGTGGTGTGGTATGCTATGCAATGGTCTTCGGTCGTCTTCCCTACGATGGCTCCAATGTGCACATTCTGCTCAAGCGTATCAACCAATCGCTGGTGTTCCCCAAAAACCCGATGGCCACAAGTGAATGCAAGCACATGATAATGCATATATTGGCGCCCGTTAAAATGCGCTACAATATACCCCAAATCAAGGACGATCCGTGGTTCACAAATAAATAG
- the LOC117564843 gene encoding dynein axonemal heavy chain 1, which translates to MDRMLSIDDGSMVISDDPSKSSSGSSRAVCIMPPRPGTASKNFKELLIPRDQLTPVTFPIQEAQRWLTLVGKFDKVYRFPLPTILPKVIQTRFVPKGEIPKDVAVDRRRRQYAKMNLVEELKKAGLTDDVLQPTEEQYNLMSEFAFPHKFPLSFFDDSNYDISSPEAWFELGIVGDVHYPLPARAYLPYNRSLRSCRWALAAVTAYNPKTDLWTLVSLEDECSYDVPKLQFMFLAEDPHKYIQRLKSAIHERHKGEQLMLMELIVDCVLHDDIESTTFQSFKPIEEILQQSKVSEQFKRRLRSEVNIVFERLMALYELEQFIIQMPKEFPQFRNISLKEFMPTAAREDFADRERRELQSLGLDIKKKRYGWLRASLFYCVGGIEAMMGVATECQQIERLSVFVCNFNKPTALVDFMQSQEAHSDSVATFLKVYWPQQLTTVITLVLRALGKGWLDISLKNWTVYEMCKISRFLLQVKFRMQESMEVLLLTSLINFSKLVCDPCIQFLSLKNNYKWTSDFIETEFPYAKPVFALTIGINEDRKVFYSTHPDEFQPALMDIFKRGLEKTAGVRIIDADVMTNMKFARNLFILTVELIEEAFIVQNELMKRCYALAVLPLKAYARHYERFIDFYLLNLVEFMKDYAAAKKPSSQVKRDIIEFKRQKDEVRQILPAFITIGPFYINVDTMKQFLVKKYIDLVRRIFEYYVDRMYETNELILERCNEVFHRIARRPMSIEHLFEIRDYALTVPDIVDEIKAEIQVMWLEYDMLDSFFYNLSDHQFAMKWNAFAWPHQIMVRLSTLKDEQKLDIEEFLRQHYSECQGFEERLESLNDEVQAYSLVFNPNRAQETSVDIKKTWALIRELEKLGRTLQFRQELFELEPLSTEFLTSIIDSFQPYKKLWYACANFHKLEDATLGNPIAQLDLDEVWTTLMKLRNELVESLEDFSEKSEIMDVANVFIGKIDEFVPVYNSVKDLRNENWMYLHWMELSKVVGTEIKYSVALNYMYLVRKGILGFLPEVHEISLRATDEAEEIRRAIEEEERRKQAELDALLMRKQLRKCRRDIL; encoded by the coding sequence atggatCGTATGTTGTCGATTGATGATGGCTCCATGGTCATATCGGATGACCCGTCCAAGTCCAGTTCCGGCTCATCCAGGGCAGTCTGCATAATGCCTCCACGTCCCGGCACCGCCTCGAAGAACTTTAAAGAGCTGCTCATACCACGGGACCAACTGACGCCGGTCACATTCCCCATTCAAGAGGCACAACGCTGGCTCACTTTGGTGGGAAAATTCGATAAAGTTTACCGCTTTCCGCTGCCCACCATACTACCAAAAGTCATACAGACGCGCTTTGTGCCCAAGGGCGAGATCCCCAAAGATGTGGCGGTCGATCGACGACGTCGTCAATACGCCAAAATGAATCTCGTCGAGGAGCTAAAGAAAGCGGGTTTAACAGACGATGTGCTACAGCCCACCGAGGAGCAATATAATCTGATGTCCGAGTTTGCATTTCCCCACAAGTTCCCGCTAAGTTTCTTCGATGACAGTAATTACGACATCAGTTCGCCCGAAGCTTGGTTCGAGTTGGGCATCGTTGGCGATGTCCACTATCCTTTGCCAGCTCGCGCTTATCTTCCGTACAATCGCAGTCTGCGCAGTTGCCGTTGGGCGCTGGCTGCAGTGACTGCTTACAATCCCAAGACGGATCTCTGGACACTCGTCTCGCTGGAGGATGAATGCAGCTACGATGTACCCAAGTTGCAGTTCATGTTTCTCGCCGAGGATCCGCACAAATACATTCAGCGCCTGAAGTCGGCGATTCATGAGCGGCACAAGGGCGAACAGTTGATGCTGATGGAGCTGATTGTGGACTGTGTGCTACACGATGACATCGAGTCCACCACCTTCCAGAGTTTTAAGCCGATTGAGGAGATACTGCAGCAGTCCAAGGTCTCCGAGCAGTTCAAGCGTCGCCTTCGTTCGGAGGTTAATATTGTGTTTGAGCGTCTGATGGCGCTTTATGAGTTGGAACAGTTCATCATTCAAATGCCGAAGGAGTTTCCGCAATTCCGGAATATTTCCCTGAAGGAATTTATGCCCACAGCTGCACGTGAGGACTTCGCAGATCGGGAGCGTCGCGAATTGCAATCCTTGGGTCTGGACATCAAGAAGAAACGCTACGGTTGGCTGCGGGCGAGCCTCTTTTACTGCGTCGGGGGCATTGAGGCTATGATGGGCGTGGCAACCGAGTGCCAGCAGATCGAGCGTCTTTCGGTctttgtttgcaatttcaaCAAGCCGACAGCTCTCGTGGACTTTATGCAATCGCAGGAGGCGCACAGCGATAGTGTGGCCACGTTTCTCAAGGTGTACTGGCCACAACAGTTGACCACAGTGATAACCCTAGTGCTCAGAGCTCTAGGCAAAGGTTGGCTGGACATTTCGCTGAAAAATTGGACGGTGTATGAGATGTGTAAGATCTCGAGGTTTCTGCTGCAGGTCAAATTCCGCATGCAGGAGTCGATGGAGGTCCTGTTGCTGACCTCGCTGATAAACTTTAGCAAACTTGTGTGTGATCCTTGCATTCAATTTCTGTCATTGAAGAACAACTACAAGTGGACAAGTGATTTTATTGAAACAGAATTTCCCTATGCGAAGCCCGTGTTCGCTTTGACCATCGGCATCAATGAGGATCGCAAAGTGTTTTATTCCACGCATCCAGATGAGTTTCAGCCTGCGTTAATGGACATCTTCAAGCGGGGATTGGAGAAGACGGCTGGAGTACGCATCATCGATGCGGATGTCATGACTAACATGAAATTTGCCCGAAACCTATTTATATTAACAGTTGAACTCATTGAGGAAGCGTTTATTGTACAAAATGAGCTGATGAAACGTTGCTATGCTTTGGCGGTGTTGCCTTTGAAGGCTTATGCGCGACATTACGAGAGATTCATTGACTTTTATCTGCTCAATTTGGTGGAGTTTATGAAGGATTATGCTGCGGCCAAAAAGCCTTCGTCGCAGGTCAAGCGAGATATCATCGAGTTCAAGCGACAGAAGGACGAAGTTCGTCAAATATTGCCTGCTTTCATCACCATCGGACCGTTCTACATCAATGTTGACACGATGAAGCAGTTTCTGGTGAAGAAGTACATCGATCTGGTACGTCGCATCTTTGAATACTACGTGGATCGCATGTACGAGACAAATGAATTGATACTCGAACGCTGTAACGAGGTCTTCCATCGCATTGCCAGGCGTCCGATGAGCATTGAACATTTGTTTGAGATACGTGATTATGCTTTAACAGTGCCGGATATTGTAGATGAGATCAAGGCTGAAATACAGGTCATGTGGCTCGAGTATGATATGTTGGATAGCTTCTTTTACAATCTGTCCGATCATCAGTTCGCTATGAAGTGGAATGCCTTCGCCTGGCCGCATCAGATCATGGTGCGTTTATCCACGCTGAAGGACGAACAGAAACTGGACATAGAGGAGTTTCTGCGTCAGCATTACAGCGAATGCCAAGGCTTCGAGGAACGTCTCGAGTCGCTCAACGATGAGGTTCAAGCTTACTCGCTTGTCTTTAATCCTAATCGAGCGCAGGAAACCTCAGTGGACATTAAAAAGACGTGGGCATTGATCAGGGAACTGGAGAAACTCGGACGCACATTGCAGTTTCGACAGGAACTTTTCGAACTGGAGCCGCTTTCCACGGAGTTTTTGACCAGCATCATAGACAGTTTTCAGCCCTACAAGAAATTGTGGTACGCTTGCGCCAACTTTCATAAGCTGGAGGATGCCACATTGGGCAATCCCATTGCACAACTCGATCTCGATGAGGTGTGGACAACTCTGATGAAGCTGCGCAATGAACTGGTCGAGTCCCTAGAAGACTTTAGCGAGAAGTCCGAGATCATGGATGTGGCAAATGTGTTTATAGGAAAGATCGATGAGTTTGTGCCAGTTTACAATAGTGTTAAGGATCTGCGCAATGAGAACTGGATGTATCTGCATTGGATGGAGCTGAGCAAAGTCGTTGGTACCGAAATCAAGTATTCGGTGGCATTGAACTACATGTATTTGGTGCGCAAGGGCATCCTCGGCTTTCTGCCCGAAGTGCACGAGATCTCCCTGAGGGCTACCGATGAGGCGGAGGAGATTCGCAGGGCCATCGAAGAGGAGGAGCGTCGCAAGCAGGCCGAGCTCGATGCGCTGCTGATGCGCAAACAGTTGCGCAAGTGCCGCAGGGATATTCTTTAA
- the LOC117564845 gene encoding B9 domain-containing protein 2: MAEVHIIGQILKAVDFDEPHLFCKWSLQSGNSWRLIQGEVQGQTHVVSHRLQSCSDFAQPLDVHLCAAAIQGWPRLLVEVYAVNVLQQCWPVGYGFAHIPTTPGNHRLEINTWKIAPSTWWQSIRERFGGGGAALSKTDLLFSGVERYKLQTRSSGKVLVELNLIFRKFEDYGVEFK, from the exons atGGCGGAAGTGCATATAATTGGACAAATACTGAAAGCTGTTGATTTTGACGAACCACATTTATTCTGCAAGTGGAGTCTGCAGAGCG GCAATTCTTGGCGCTTGATTCAAGGCGAGGTGCAGGGACAGACACACGTTGTCAGCCATCGTCTGCAGAGTTGCTCAGACTTTGCTCAACCTCTGGACGTGCATCTCTGTGCCGCTGCTATTCAAGGCTGGCCACGCCTCCTCGTCGAAGTGTACGCCGTGAACGTGCTGCAACAGTGCTGGCCAGTTGGCTACGGCTTTGCCCACATCCCTACAACGCCGGGCAACCATCGCCTTGAGATAAACACGTGGAAGATTGCGCCAAGCACCTGGTGGCAAAGTATTAGAGAACGATTTGGAGGTGGCGGCGCAGCTCTCAGCAAAACCGATCTGCTTTTTTCGGGCGTCGAGCG ataCAAATTGCAGACTCGCAGTTCTGGTAAAGTTCTAGTGGAGCTTAACTTAATCTTTCGCAAGTTTGAAGACTACGGGGTGGAGTTCAAGTAA
- the LOC127565124 gene encoding uncharacterized protein LOC127565124 produces MNNWSWIDELPKERNIVPEDDSSSLSSTDQSLSQAEDDEKSSETNNHLVHQKFLNDFVEKVDSIASMDEQAVDLTVKCMNAITNDICRRVVQIAKYRKVEPDILDLKFVLKREYNMEFPRTN; encoded by the exons ATGAATAACTGGTCGTGGATTGATGAGTTGCCGAAAGAGAGAAACATTGTACCTGAGGATGATAGCAGTTCCCTTAGTTCTACGGATCAGAGCTTGTCGCAAGCCGAAGACGATGAAAAATCTTCTGAGACAAACAATCAT CTAGTACATCAAAAGTTTTTGAACGATTTTGTGGAGAAAGTTGACTCGATAGCTTCAATGGATGAACAGGCGGTGGATCTGACCGTCAAATGCATGAATGCCATAACGAATGACATCTGTCGTCGTGTCGTTCAAATTGCAAAGTATCGAAAAGTCGAGCCAGATATATTGGATCTAAAGTTTGTGCTAAAGCGTGAATACAATATGGAATTCCCTcgcacaaattga
- the LOC117563899 gene encoding testis-specific serine/threonine-protein kinase 1 isoform X1 codes for MATAPKRKGDPVAASSSQDLVTDQASGRRQEQKVYTFNNDRPAPAKPVPSQVKEDKAKPQKTILEEHGIILGKVIGTGNYAKVKIGFSEEYGKRVAVKIISKVKAPTEYTQKFLPREIEAVKGLHHENLITFYQSIETSHRVYLIMQLAENGTLLDYVREKKFLDEPQSRTLFRQLISAIEYIHSKGVVHRDIKCENLLLDENWNIKLIDFGFARKDTRTAENQVVLSKTFCGSYAYASPEILKGIAYDPFMSDIWACGVVCYAMVFGRLPYDGSNVHILLKRINQSLVFPKNPMATSECKHMIMHILAPVKMRYNIPQIKDDPWFTNK; via the exons ATGGCGACAGCGCCAAAGCGAAAGGGTGACCCAG TGGCTGCTAGCTCATCGCAAGATCTAGTAACAGATCAGGCCTCAGGTCGTCGCCAAGAGCAGAAAGTCTACACCTTTAATAACGATAGGCCTGCACCGGCCAAACCTGTGCCATCGCAGGTGAAAGAGGACAAGGCTAAGCCACAGAAAACGATACTCGAGGAGCATGGCATCATACTGGGCAAGGTGATTGGCACTGGCAACTATGCAAAGGTTAAGATTGGATTCTCCGAGGAATACGGCAAACGTGTTGCCGTCAAGATTATCTCGAAGGTGAAGGCACCAACTGAATACACGCAAAAATTTCTGCCACGCGAAATCGAGGCAGTTAAGGGATTGCATCATGAGAATCTAATCACCTTCTATCAGAGCATTGAGACAAGTCACAG AGTTTATTTAATCATGCAACTGGCGGAAAATGGCACGTTGCTGGATTATGTAAGAGAGAAGAAATTTCTAGATGAGCCACAGTCTCGCACACTCTTCCGACAGTTGATCAGTGCCATTGAGTATATTCACAGCAAGGGCGTTGTACATCGCGATATCAAGTGTGAGAATCTGCTCTTGGATGAGAACTGGAATATCAAACTAATCGACTTTGGATTCGCACGCAAAGATACACGTACCGCTGAAAACCAAGTGGTACTCTCGAAAACCTTTTGCGGCAGTTATGCTTACGCCAGTCCCGAAATATTGAAAG GCATTGCTTACGATCCATTCATGTCAGATATTTGGGCCTGTGGTGTGGTATGCTATGCAATGGTCTTCGGTCGTCTTCCCTACGATGGCTCCAATGTGCACATTCTGCTCAAGCGTATCAACCAATCGCTGGTGTTCCCCAAAAACCCGATGGCCACAAGTGAATGCAAGCACATGATAATGCATATATTGGCGCCCGTTAAAATGCGCTACAATATACCCCAAATCAAGGACGATCCGTGGTTCACAAATAAATAG
- the LOC117564844 gene encoding tectonic → MVSLLFLCLILAPVSCIKIGISQDLDTNTTTTTTTTPATPITTSTATSSPTTLSTTSSSTTSTPSTEASLTTSNLDAIATSSPSWSEAVSTPAQTFPPRKTPKSPTTTAPRRTSSTSTTTAAPEVINATTVQTTIAPPGQDYRLYYCECDLQSELCEINCCCDRDCPAETLQVFNCLQSSVAPQLQTRLEDFQYTHGLPTCQLHDGWLCVFRSNTKPAKPEPLSNNFDAEQYNKWPEQLTGYEEQVVQSSQSTSHYKYGQALQLWQPETKQLSDFELPLAYESANCQLKQALRHLEPMRSSCKLSDALEMQSHLWTLLNLTSSHQLLAKPFDPEDQEVQSIDIEICQQLLQQPQMQCNETQLDISVDSIELKLLHNYTHILSAKLVLKEASASEEHDLLWLHYELNFKTAASDFSKPNSGPLGYLQGAPLLLSTWQPQNSSDQTPLNLTHHWLTLCEQSRSTVGFGVDLAKHCQLREVAPIVLHNHTEYCQQLQAHIWRQLLPQNCTRLEQLDQVLVSQLGKPQPDQWLSLQLSHMDGQLPILGLYNEEQQSLSCRNIILSVSYEFHVAELTLIDGHVPHQNVLRHARLMMGQRHDLEFDAGEQLIELPLAVSVMFFKQQQNSASSLFLSSGLACVISTSIRWLVQ, encoded by the exons ATGGTGTCCCTGCTCTTCCTCTGCCTAATCCTTGCGCCTGTGAGCTGCATTAAAATAGGCATCTCACAGGATTTGGatacaaacacaacaacaacaacaaccacaactcCAGCAACACcaataacaacatcaaccGCAACATCATCACCTACAACACTATCAACTACATCATCATCTACAACTTCAACCCCATCAACTGAAGCTTCGTTGACCACTAGTAACTTGGATGCGATTGCCACCAGCAGTCCGTCGTGGTCCGAAGCTGTCAGCACTCCTGCCCAAACATTTCCACCTCGCAAAACTCCAAAGTcacccacaacaacagctccAAGGAGAACGAGCAGCACCTCGACAACAACTGCTGCTCCTGAGGTCATAAATGCCACCACAGTGCAGACAACTATTGCGCCACCTGGACAAGACTATCGTCTTTATTACTGCGAGTGCGATTTGCAATCGGAGCTGTGCGAAATCAATTGCTGCTGTGATCGCGATTGCCCCGCAGAGACGCTGCAAGTCTTCAACTGTTTGCAGTCATCGGTGGCGCCACAGCTGCAGACGCGTCTTGAGGACTTTCAGTACACTCATGGACTGCCCACCTGCCAGCTCCACGATGGATGGCTCTGCGTCTTTCGCAGCAACACAAAGCCAGCGAAGCCAGAG CCACTCAGCAACAACTTCGATGCGGAACAGTACAACAAATGGCCGGAGCAGCTAACTGGCTACGAGGAGCAGGTAGTTCAATCCTCTCAGTCTACGAGCCACTACAAATACGGACAGGCGCTGCAGCTGTGGCAACCAGAGACCAAACAGTTGTCCGATTTTGAGCTGCCCTTGGCTTATGAAAGCGCCAACTGTCAACTGAAGCAGGCGCTGCGTCATCTGGAACCCATGAGAAGCAGCTGCAAGCTCAGTGATGCCTTAGAAATGCAGAGCCACCTCTGGACATTACTCAATCTGACGAGCAGCCATCAGTTACTAGCAAAACCTTTCGACCCAGAGGATCAGGAAGTGCAGAGCATAGACATAGAAATATGCCAACAActgttgcagcagccacaaatgCAGTGCAATGAGACGCAACTGGACATCAGCGTGGACAGCATTGAATTGAAGTTGCTGcacaattacacacacatcTTGTCAGCTAAATTGGTGCTAAAGGAAGCGAGTGCATCGGAGGAACATGATCTACTCTGGCTGCACTACGAACTGAACTTTAAAACTGCAGCATCAGACTTTTCCAAGCCCAACTCTGGTCCACTTGGCTATCTGCAAGGTGCGCCACTTCTACTCTCGACATGGCAGCCACAAAACAGCAGCGATCAGACACCACTTAATCTTACTCATCACTGGCTAACGCTCTGCGAGCAGAGTCGTTCCACTGTTGGCTTTGGCGTGGATCTCGCCAAGCATTGCCAGCTACGTGAAGTGGCGCCAATTGTTTTGCACAATCATACGGAATATTGCCAGCAACTGCAGGCACACATTTGGCGCCAATTGCTGCCACAGAATTGCACTCGCTTGGAGCAACTGGATCAAGTATTGGTTTCGCAGCTGGGCAAACCACAACCAGATCAGTGGCTGTCACTCCAACTTAGCCACATGGATGGTCAGCTGCCAATCTTGGGCCTCTACAATGAGGAGCAGCAAAGTCTGAGTTGTCGCAACATAATACTCAGCGTCAGCTATGAGTTCCATGTGGCAGAGCTAACACTGATCGATGGTCATGTTCCGCACCAGAATGTGTTGCGTCATGCGAGATTGATGATGGGTCAACGACACGATCTGGAATTCGATGCGGGCGAGCAGTTGATCGAGTTGCCCTTGGCTGTCTCTGTCATGTTcttcaagcagcagcaaaattcGGCAAGTTCGCTATTCCTCTCAAGCGGATTGGCTTGTGTTATATCTACAAGCATTCGATGGCTAGTTCAATAA